In Sporocytophaga myxococcoides DSM 11118, the following are encoded in one genomic region:
- a CDS encoding carboxy terminal-processing peptidase, producing MKNFWVISIFIISTFASNTDVTAQALNLKKETQLLETSLSSNHYSKKQMDDELSSKSFSKLIDLMDPEAIYFTSQDIRILKSFENQIDDELKGKTWKLLDVVIPIYRQRLTEAEKGLSDILSKPITFIKGKELSIDTATHLPFSEFDEDIKTRWKDHLTVEVLNQMYNICSIVGQNNLLTKEAEAREKTKIIEKRRVRRILDHPEGFENYVASIYFDAITSAFDPHTNYMSKTTWQNFKSLLTSEELSFGINLDESETGNIVIESLVPGGPAWKSGQLNKDDVLLELHWEGKETVDLTASDIQEVEELMGQSNTQKLNIKIKKSSGEILTVSLIKEKLDNDDNTVKGLILSGSKKIGYISLPGFYSEFENLNNGCANDVAKEIIKLKEQKIDGLILDIRYNGGGSLYEGMNLAGIFIDEGPLMSLKNRDGKTSVLKDMNRGTIYDGPLLLMVNSSSASASEVLASTLQDYNRAVIVGGNTYGKASGQIIIPLDTTVGKTPNQLDNTNSPHGFLKVTIEKLYRINGKSAQLRGVKPDITLPDIFDVIDYKESNYSNALPYDSINKKIIYQQLPALPISTLSKSSQQRIISNSAFQDLNKFIKTYSDWMQAPVPLYPPDFKKYNDDRQVALKTLKKSIVKTTITFKVENTSYENQVLQADPYKKELNDLLLKRTQSDIYIEESYSIITDLINSNNK from the coding sequence ATGAAAAACTTCTGGGTAATTTCCATTTTTATCATATCAACCTTTGCTTCGAATACAGATGTGACAGCTCAAGCACTCAATTTAAAAAAAGAAACACAACTGCTTGAGACTTCCCTCAGTTCTAATCACTATTCAAAAAAACAAATGGATGACGAGCTTTCAAGCAAATCATTTTCAAAGTTAATTGACCTGATGGATCCTGAAGCTATTTATTTCACATCTCAGGATATACGCATACTTAAGTCTTTTGAAAATCAAATAGATGACGAATTAAAAGGAAAAACATGGAAGCTTCTGGATGTTGTAATACCAATTTACAGACAACGACTGACTGAAGCGGAGAAAGGACTCAGTGACATTTTATCAAAGCCTATTACATTTATCAAAGGAAAGGAACTTTCCATAGACACCGCTACCCACTTACCCTTTTCAGAATTCGATGAAGATATAAAAACAAGATGGAAAGATCATCTTACTGTTGAAGTGTTAAATCAAATGTACAATATCTGCTCAATAGTCGGGCAAAATAATCTATTGACAAAAGAAGCAGAGGCAAGAGAAAAAACAAAAATCATTGAAAAACGAAGAGTCAGAAGAATCTTAGATCATCCAGAAGGATTTGAAAATTATGTGGCATCGATTTATTTCGATGCAATTACAAGTGCATTCGACCCGCATACTAACTACATGTCGAAGACAACCTGGCAAAATTTTAAATCACTCTTAACCTCGGAGGAACTTTCATTTGGAATAAACCTTGATGAAAGTGAAACCGGCAACATCGTCATAGAAAGCCTCGTGCCCGGTGGCCCAGCATGGAAATCAGGCCAACTGAATAAAGATGATGTGCTGCTTGAGCTCCATTGGGAAGGGAAAGAAACAGTGGACCTCACCGCTTCTGACATACAGGAAGTAGAAGAGCTCATGGGCCAATCCAATACACAAAAATTAAATATTAAAATAAAAAAATCAAGTGGAGAGATCCTTACAGTATCTCTTATTAAAGAGAAATTAGATAATGATGACAATACAGTCAAAGGCCTGATTCTATCAGGCTCCAAGAAAATCGGCTACATTTCTTTGCCAGGATTTTACAGTGAGTTTGAGAATCTGAACAATGGTTGTGCAAATGATGTTGCTAAGGAAATCATCAAGTTGAAGGAGCAAAAAATTGATGGGTTAATTTTAGACATCAGATACAATGGAGGAGGCTCTTTATATGAAGGGATGAACCTCGCCGGAATATTTATTGATGAAGGCCCTCTTATGTCTTTGAAAAACAGAGATGGTAAAACAAGTGTTCTTAAAGACATGAACAGAGGGACAATTTATGATGGCCCTCTGCTGCTCATGGTAAATAGTTCAAGCGCCTCCGCTTCAGAGGTGCTAGCATCAACGCTTCAGGATTATAACAGAGCGGTTATAGTAGGTGGTAATACTTACGGCAAAGCAAGCGGACAAATCATTATACCTTTAGATACAACAGTTGGCAAAACTCCTAATCAGTTAGATAACACAAATTCTCCTCATGGTTTTTTAAAAGTCACAATTGAAAAGCTATACAGAATTAATGGCAAAAGTGCTCAACTCAGAGGAGTGAAGCCAGATATAACACTTCCTGATATTTTTGATGTTATTGATTACAAGGAATCCAATTACAGCAATGCTCTTCCGTATGATTCCATAAATAAGAAAATTATCTATCAGCAATTACCTGCATTGCCAATCAGTACGTTATCAAAGAGCAGTCAGCAAAGAATTATTAGTAATTCAGCCTTCCAGGATCTTAACAAATTTATCAAGACCTATTCAGACTGGATGCAAGCACCTGTTCCCTTATACCCACCTGATTTCAAAAAGTACAATGATGATCGTCAGGTTGCATTAAAGACTTTAAAAAAATCAATTGTTAAAACTACAATAACTTTTAAGGTTGAAAATACGTCCTATGAAAACCAGGTATTACAGGCTGATCCATACAAAAAGGAACTAAATGATCTATTGTTAAAAAGGACCCAGTCTGATATTTATATTGAGGAATCATATTCCATCATTACAGATTTAATTAATTCAAATAATAAATAA
- a CDS encoding family 16 glycosylhydrolase, whose product MRAIFVISLCLLLSPLYAQKINKVLIWSEEFDYSGLPNPEKWDYDAGGSGFGNNELQYYTKDRLENARVDNGKLIIEARKENYSGKKFTSARIKTLGNGDWKYGRFEVKAKLPTGKGIWPAIWFLPSESVYGNWPSSGEIDLMESVGYDPDKVFFTTHTETYNHKTVGGRGSSTELVAPYDNFYTYALEWYADSLRFYVNDVLYYSLDRKPTDTYKEWPFDQKMHLILNNAVGGDWAGSQGIDSTIFPQKFEVDFVRVYQFSEEKSEYDLLVQQVAGGTVNASFPNGKVPANSDLTVEAVPAPGYEFIKWEGTYQDLDNPLQFNMAVNTTIKPIFRKKGEMIQNGQFDAGFFRWSQTVPSSLASSTIDQGEIVYNISKSGTNAWDIQFSQDGLLVEKGNSYTLTFDVWASQQTSFTASVGMSKDPWTVYSGATQTAGSTKKTVTYTFTMSAATDPEARIIFDLGKALGSLHFDNVSLVKNNVLSTFNPLVKSKVSVYPNPSADKILVESDVLMRNITIYNQSGMIVFDQKNTRDYKIEIATAGLQKGVYILEIETGEGIIKEKVIKE is encoded by the coding sequence ATGAGAGCTATATTCGTCATTTCACTTTGTCTTTTATTAAGCCCGCTTTATGCGCAGAAAATCAACAAGGTACTAATATGGTCAGAAGAATTCGATTATTCAGGTTTGCCTAATCCTGAAAAATGGGATTATGATGCTGGCGGAAGCGGATTTGGTAATAATGAGCTGCAATATTATACTAAAGATCGTTTGGAGAATGCACGTGTTGACAACGGGAAGCTGATTATTGAAGCCAGGAAAGAAAATTATTCCGGAAAGAAATTTACTTCTGCAAGAATAAAAACTCTGGGAAATGGAGACTGGAAATATGGCCGATTTGAGGTTAAAGCTAAATTGCCTACAGGCAAGGGAATCTGGCCAGCGATCTGGTTTTTGCCAAGTGAAAGTGTCTACGGTAACTGGCCTTCAAGTGGAGAAATAGATTTGATGGAAAGTGTCGGTTATGACCCTGACAAAGTATTTTTTACAACTCACACAGAAACTTACAATCATAAGACGGTTGGGGGCAGAGGAAGTAGTACTGAGCTGGTAGCTCCTTATGACAATTTTTATACTTATGCATTGGAATGGTATGCAGACAGTTTAAGGTTCTATGTCAATGATGTATTATATTATTCTCTTGACAGAAAGCCAACAGATACTTATAAAGAATGGCCTTTTGATCAGAAAATGCATCTTATTTTAAACAATGCTGTAGGGGGCGACTGGGCAGGCTCTCAGGGAATTGACTCAACAATTTTTCCTCAAAAATTTGAAGTAGACTTTGTTAGAGTATACCAATTCAGTGAGGAAAAATCGGAATATGATTTATTGGTACAACAGGTAGCAGGCGGAACTGTAAATGCATCATTTCCGAACGGAAAGGTCCCTGCTAACTCAGATCTTACAGTAGAAGCCGTACCAGCTCCTGGCTATGAGTTTATAAAATGGGAAGGAACATACCAGGATCTTGATAATCCTCTTCAATTTAATATGGCTGTAAATACAACAATAAAGCCAATTTTCAGAAAGAAGGGAGAGATGATACAGAATGGACAATTTGATGCAGGGTTTTTCAGATGGTCTCAGACGGTGCCTTCCAGCCTCGCATCATCTACAATTGATCAGGGAGAAATAGTATATAATATTTCTAAAAGCGGTACCAATGCTTGGGATATACAATTTTCGCAGGATGGACTTTTAGTAGAGAAAGGCAATTCTTACACTTTAACATTTGATGTCTGGGCTAGTCAGCAAACATCTTTTACTGCTAGTGTGGGGATGAGCAAAGATCCCTGGACTGTTTATTCCGGAGCAACGCAGACAGCAGGATCTACAAAGAAAACAGTTACCTATACTTTCACTATGTCTGCCGCAACAGATCCTGAAGCAAGGATAATCTTTGATCTGGGCAAAGCCTTGGGTAGTTTGCACTTCGACAATGTAAGCCTGGTGAAAAATAACGTACTAAGCACGTTTAATCCTTTGGTGAAATCTAAAGTATCTGTTTACCCTAATCCTTCAGCTGATAAGATTTTAGTTGAATCAGATGTTCTTATGCGCAACATTACTATTTACAATCAATCAGGAATGATTGTATTTGATCAAAAGAACACTCGTGATTACAAAATTGAGATAGCTACAGCTGGTCTTCAAAAGGGCGTTTATATTTTAGAAATCGAAACCGGGGAAGGTATCATCAAGGAAAAGGTTATAAAGGAATAG
- a CDS encoding carbonic anhydrase family protein has protein sequence MEALNPLIEKVLTAEEQQKLTPDEVLKQLKEGNKRFTSGTLTLRDHSKQIRDAVNGQFPKAIVLSCIDSRVPVEDVFDKGIGDLFVARVAGNIVNEDILGSMEFSCKVAGAKLVLVIGHEYCGAIKGAIDHVELGNLTTLLKKVEPAIQNCNHYHGEKTSKNYEFVDMVIRENVKVTVGAIRAQSPILKEMEDEGLIKIVGSYYDMDNGQVTFYE, from the coding sequence ATGGAAGCATTAAATCCCCTTATAGAAAAAGTATTAACTGCAGAAGAGCAGCAGAAGCTCACGCCTGATGAGGTGTTGAAGCAACTTAAAGAAGGTAATAAAAGATTCACTTCTGGCACCTTAACTTTGCGTGATCATTCTAAGCAAATCAGAGATGCTGTCAATGGGCAGTTTCCTAAGGCTATTGTTCTTTCATGCATAGACTCAAGAGTGCCGGTAGAAGATGTTTTTGATAAAGGAATCGGAGATCTATTTGTTGCACGTGTAGCAGGTAACATTGTTAACGAAGATATTCTGGGTTCAATGGAGTTTAGTTGCAAAGTAGCAGGAGCGAAACTTGTTCTTGTTATCGGTCATGAATATTGTGGTGCAATAAAGGGAGCAATAGATCATGTCGAATTAGGGAACTTAACTACATTATTAAAAAAAGTGGAGCCCGCTATCCAGAATTGTAATCATTATCATGGTGAGAAAACATCCAAGAACTATGAGTTTGTGGATATGGTAATTAGAGAGAATGTTAAGGTTACTGTAGGCGCAATACGCGCGCAAAGTCCTATTTTAAAGGAGATGGAAGATGAAGGGTTAATTAAAATAGTGGGTTCTTATTATGATATGGATAATGGCCAGGTAACATTTTACGAATAG
- the mfd gene encoding transcription-repair coupling factor — MKVKDLIRLYQEDPLVQILHDKIKSDSNLRFRLKGLNGSMDAVVSAAICSLSPGNHLFILQDKEEASFFQNDLQVLLQDFSVHFFPNSYKRPYKFEETENANVLMRAEVLSAVNNRGEDNFCIVSYPDALTEKVINKKSLKSNSFTANVGEKVDLQFVTELLSTYDFEKTDFVYEAGQYSIRGGIVDIFSYSHDYPYRIELFGDEIESVRTFDPNTQLSVENKKTFSIIPNVQTKLLQEKRESLLEFLPDDTSIWVKDVELTLEIIERYFDRATLSFEQILKETGGSKLITSPAQLFENPEEFKKLFEGYKILEFGTRYYYDTENLIEFSSKPQPPFNKEFNLLAENLKSYQEKDFTNVIAAESYHQIERLTTIFNEVDRFLKFQTMNAALRQGFIDEQLKLVCYTDHQIFEKYHRYKTKEKFSKSKAMTLKELRTLHPGDFVVHSDYGVGRFAGLEKVEVGGRQQEAIRLVYRDDDLLYVSIHALHKISKYTGKEGTPPPISKLGSGEWDTKKKRVKKQVKDIAKELISLYAKRKAAPGFKFDRDTFLQAELESSFIYEDTPDQAKATADVKADMELPHPMDRLVCGDVGFGKTEVAVRAAFKAATDGKQVAVLVPTTILAMQHYKTFSERLKGFPVNVEYVNRFKTAQQIKETIKRVEEGKTNILIGTHRLIGKDVKFKDLGLLIIDEEQKFGVKVKDKLKEFKVNVDTLTLTATPIPRTLHFSLMGARDLSIIATPPPNRQPVTTEIHAFNDVVIRDAVSHELKRGGQVFFVHNRVKDIEEMADRIKRLVPDAKMGVAHGQMEGDKLEKVMLKFVEAEYDVLVSTNIIESGLDIPNANTIIINSAHMFGLSDLHQMRGRVGRSNKKAFCYLLTPPVSTLPADSRKRLSALEEFSDLGDGFKVAMRDLDIRGAGNLLGAEQSGFISDLGFDMYHKILDEAIQELKETEFAELFKKELDAKDLNKSTDCQIETDLAVIIPETYVSNISERLSLYSTLDNIKTEEELEKYRASIVDRFGPLPDEVKDLVETVRLRWLAEGLGFEKLTIKNGTMKGYFVQNNDAYYKSDIFGKILLFAQKNPKKCKLKEVNKKPMIVFEDIDFMHQAMDTLQKINPVVVTEVVK, encoded by the coding sequence TTGAAAGTAAAAGATTTAATAAGGCTTTATCAGGAAGATCCACTGGTTCAGATTCTCCATGATAAGATAAAGTCTGACAGCAATTTACGTTTCCGCCTGAAAGGATTAAATGGCAGTATGGATGCAGTAGTATCAGCAGCTATTTGCAGTTTAAGCCCTGGAAATCATTTATTCATTCTTCAGGATAAGGAAGAGGCTTCCTTTTTTCAGAATGACCTTCAAGTGCTTCTGCAAGACTTTAGTGTACATTTTTTCCCTAACTCATATAAAAGACCCTATAAGTTCGAAGAAACTGAAAATGCTAATGTGCTCATGCGTGCAGAGGTACTTAGTGCGGTGAATAACAGGGGGGAAGATAATTTTTGCATAGTCAGCTATCCTGATGCACTTACTGAAAAAGTAATCAATAAGAAATCTCTCAAGAGCAATAGCTTTACTGCCAATGTCGGAGAGAAAGTAGATCTTCAGTTTGTTACAGAACTGCTCTCCACTTATGACTTTGAAAAAACGGATTTTGTGTACGAGGCTGGCCAATATTCCATCAGAGGAGGGATTGTCGATATATTCAGTTACTCTCATGACTATCCGTACAGAATTGAACTTTTCGGGGATGAGATCGAAAGTGTAAGGACCTTTGATCCCAATACACAGCTGTCTGTTGAGAATAAAAAAACGTTTTCTATTATCCCCAACGTGCAGACCAAATTACTCCAGGAGAAAAGGGAATCTTTGCTTGAGTTCCTTCCTGATGATACCTCTATCTGGGTTAAAGATGTTGAGTTGACGCTAGAGATTATAGAAAGATATTTTGACAGAGCAACACTCTCCTTTGAACAGATATTAAAGGAAACTGGCGGTTCTAAGTTAATTACCTCCCCTGCTCAGCTCTTTGAAAACCCGGAAGAATTTAAAAAGCTGTTTGAGGGGTACAAGATTCTTGAGTTTGGAACAAGGTATTATTATGATACTGAAAATCTCATTGAATTTTCGTCTAAGCCGCAGCCGCCGTTTAATAAAGAGTTTAACCTGCTTGCTGAAAATTTAAAGTCATATCAGGAAAAGGATTTCACGAATGTTATTGCTGCAGAGTCTTATCATCAGATCGAAAGGCTGACTACAATCTTTAATGAAGTCGATAGGTTTCTGAAATTTCAGACAATGAATGCTGCGCTCAGGCAGGGTTTTATTGATGAACAGTTAAAGCTTGTTTGCTATACCGATCATCAGATTTTTGAGAAATACCACAGGTACAAAACCAAAGAGAAATTTTCAAAGTCAAAAGCAATGACTTTGAAAGAGCTGAGGACTTTGCACCCCGGAGATTTTGTTGTTCACTCGGATTATGGTGTTGGCCGCTTTGCAGGACTCGAGAAAGTGGAAGTTGGCGGAAGGCAGCAGGAAGCAATAAGATTGGTATACAGAGATGACGATTTGCTTTATGTAAGTATACATGCGCTTCATAAAATTTCTAAGTACACTGGTAAAGAGGGAACTCCTCCTCCCATCAGTAAACTTGGCTCCGGAGAGTGGGATACTAAAAAGAAGCGTGTTAAGAAACAAGTAAAAGATATTGCCAAGGAGCTGATAAGCTTGTATGCTAAAAGAAAAGCAGCTCCAGGGTTTAAGTTTGACAGAGATACTTTCCTTCAGGCAGAACTTGAGTCTTCATTTATATATGAAGATACGCCGGATCAAGCTAAAGCCACAGCTGATGTAAAAGCTGATATGGAGCTTCCTCATCCTATGGATCGTCTCGTATGCGGAGATGTTGGGTTTGGTAAAACAGAGGTCGCTGTTAGAGCTGCTTTCAAGGCTGCCACAGATGGAAAGCAGGTTGCAGTACTTGTCCCAACTACTATCCTGGCGATGCAACATTACAAAACGTTCAGCGAAAGACTTAAAGGCTTCCCGGTTAATGTGGAATATGTAAACCGCTTTAAAACTGCTCAGCAGATAAAAGAGACTATTAAAAGAGTAGAAGAAGGAAAGACCAATATCCTTATAGGCACACATCGTCTTATCGGTAAGGATGTGAAGTTTAAAGATCTTGGATTGTTGATTATTGACGAAGAGCAGAAGTTTGGAGTGAAGGTTAAGGATAAACTTAAGGAATTTAAAGTCAATGTGGATACGTTGACTCTTACTGCCACGCCTATTCCGAGAACTCTGCATTTCTCATTGATGGGGGCCAGAGACCTGTCAATTATTGCTACACCACCTCCGAACAGGCAACCGGTTACTACAGAAATTCATGCATTCAATGATGTTGTTATACGTGATGCTGTGAGTCATGAGTTGAAGCGTGGTGGACAAGTGTTCTTTGTTCATAACAGAGTAAAAGACATTGAAGAGATGGCTGATAGGATCAAGCGGCTCGTTCCAGATGCAAAAATGGGCGTGGCTCATGGGCAAATGGAAGGCGATAAGCTCGAAAAGGTCATGCTGAAGTTTGTGGAGGCGGAATATGACGTGCTTGTTTCAACCAATATTATTGAATCAGGTCTGGATATTCCTAATGCTAATACCATTATAATCAATTCAGCACATATGTTTGGCCTATCTGATTTGCATCAGATGAGGGGCCGAGTAGGACGTTCCAATAAAAAAGCATTCTGTTATCTTCTTACTCCTCCTGTATCTACATTACCGGCTGATTCAAGAAAGAGATTAAGTGCTCTTGAAGAGTTCTCTGATCTTGGCGATGGTTTTAAGGTTGCAATGCGAGACCTGGATATTCGTGGAGCAGGGAACTTACTTGGTGCGGAACAAAGTGGGTTTATCTCTGATCTTGGATTTGATATGTATCATAAAATCCTTGATGAAGCGATACAAGAGCTTAAGGAAACTGAATTTGCAGAGCTGTTCAAGAAAGAGCTGGATGCAAAAGATTTAAATAAGTCTACCGATTGCCAGATTGAAACTGACCTTGCTGTGATTATACCAGAGACTTATGTTTCCAATATTTCTGAAAGATTAAGTCTTTATTCTACCCTTGACAATATTAAGACTGAAGAGGAGCTTGAAAAGTATAGGGCATCTATCGTAGATCGTTTTGGTCCGCTTCCGGATGAAGTTAAAGATCTTGTAGAAACGGTAAGGCTTAGATGGCTTGCAGAAGGTCTTGGTTTTGAAAAGCTCACAATCAAGAACGGAACAATGAAGGGGTATTTTGTTCAGAATAATGATGCATATTACAAGTCGGATATATTTGGCAAAATCCTTCTTTTTGCTCAGAAGAACCCTAAAAAGTGTAAACTGAAAGAAGTCAATAAAAAGCCGATGATTGTATTCGAAGATATTGACTTTATGCATCAGGCAATGGATACTCTTCAAAAAATAAATCCTGTTGTTGTGACAGAGGTGGTGAAGTAA
- a CDS encoding GNAT family N-acetyltransferase gives MREIRQQVHEGGGMFFIRIGDKILAKLEYSLKSEHLMTIDHTEVDESLKGEGIGHLLVEKAISFARSNKMKVIPYCPFAKAIIDKTTEFQDVILKS, from the coding sequence ATGAGAGAAATCAGACAACAGGTTCACGAGGGCGGAGGAATGTTTTTTATAAGAATAGGTGATAAGATATTGGCCAAATTGGAGTATTCATTAAAGTCAGAACATTTAATGACAATAGATCATACAGAAGTTGACGAAAGTCTTAAGGGCGAAGGCATTGGACATTTGTTAGTGGAAAAGGCAATTTCATTTGCAAGGTCCAATAAGATGAAAGTAATACCCTATTGTCCGTTTGCAAAGGCTATCATAGATAAGACAACGGAATTTCAGGATGTTATTTTAAAATCATAG
- a CDS encoding LIC11966 family surface protein, whose translation MNHIKKVIFFFLVSILFALSTKAQNFTSAGEYMTYMGELNRKITEDYMSYTSAVAHGKSARKVENRRKEIIQSTKDAIKKISAMPPFKGDKALRDSAVSYLKLTQHVLNDDYAKILNMEEIAEQSYDAMEAYLLAQDLANEKMNDAGRKLYSTEKEFAAKNNINLVETKDELTTKVEKAQRVNTYQRKVYLIFFKSYKQEAYLLDALQNKNVNGIEQNKNTLLKYAEQGLATLDTMKAFSNDRSIVNACKQMLEFYKTESKDKISSLTSFYIKEENYLKIKKAFETKKESARTQADVDQYNKAVNEFNQGVNEFNMTNNSLNDTRNKLIANYNKAVDTFLDKHTPKYK comes from the coding sequence ATGAATCACATCAAAAAAGTTATCTTTTTCTTTTTAGTATCTATACTTTTTGCTTTATCAACCAAAGCGCAAAATTTCACCAGTGCGGGAGAATACATGACCTACATGGGAGAACTGAATCGAAAAATCACAGAAGACTATATGTCTTATACAAGTGCCGTAGCACATGGGAAAAGCGCCAGAAAGGTTGAAAACAGAAGAAAAGAGATCATACAATCTACAAAAGATGCAATAAAGAAAATTTCAGCAATGCCTCCTTTTAAAGGGGACAAGGCATTAAGAGACTCAGCGGTTTCATACCTGAAACTTACACAACATGTACTTAATGATGACTATGCAAAGATCCTGAACATGGAAGAAATTGCAGAACAATCTTATGATGCAATGGAAGCATATCTTTTAGCTCAGGATCTTGCAAATGAAAAGATGAACGATGCAGGAAGAAAACTTTATTCTACTGAGAAAGAATTTGCAGCGAAGAACAATATTAATCTAGTAGAGACCAAAGATGAGCTTACTACTAAAGTAGAGAAAGCACAGCGCGTGAATACTTATCAAAGAAAAGTTTACCTTATATTTTTCAAAAGCTACAAACAGGAGGCGTATCTTCTTGATGCACTTCAAAACAAAAATGTCAATGGAATTGAGCAAAACAAAAACACCTTACTAAAATATGCTGAGCAAGGTCTTGCAACTCTGGACACTATGAAAGCCTTTAGCAATGACAGAAGCATTGTCAATGCCTGCAAACAGATGCTTGAATTTTATAAAACCGAAAGCAAAGACAAAATATCCAGCCTGACCTCTTTTTATATTAAAGAAGAAAACTATCTGAAAATCAAAAAGGCCTTTGAAACAAAAAAGGAATCTGCAAGGACTCAGGCAGATGTTGATCAATATAACAAAGCTGTAAATGAATTCAACCAGGGTGTGAATGAATTCAATATGACGAATAATAGTCTGAATGATACAAGAAATAAACTTATCGCAAACTATAATAAAGCGGTAGATACTTTCTTAGATAAGCATACTCCTAAGTATAAATAA